AAAAGTTCCAAGGAAGTTTTCATTCATTTTTAGTAAATAGGGTAATTGCATCCTAACGTATACACAAACATTGAGCTTTAAATTTGCGATTATACGGAAGATTTGCCAGATTTTTTTGTTGTTTTTACTATACGACAGAAGGAATTGTAAGTGGTAGAGGTCTGGGGATTGCCATCGTAAAGGAAATTATAGAGCGGCATGAAGGACGTGTAAATGTGGTAAGTAAAATCGGTGAAGGAACACTTTTTTCTTTTCATTGCCCGTTTATTTGAAAGAAGAGGTTGGAAGTAGAATCTGTATTTCTCAAGAAGGGAAGTAGGGGTTTATTTTGTCAAAAAACTTTCAATTTAAAATGTGTAAGTGCAAGTCCTCAATTGATATTATAAATTGTATCTCGGTGATTTGGTTCGTGGAATTAACGAAAAGATAGTTTGCTACAGTGCGAAATAAAAAAACTATAATTTCAAATAATTTGACAGGTATATGGTTATATAAAACCATTTTATTTGGTTTATAAATTTAACTTACCAATTATAATTGATTATTATATATGTATCTAATTACGTATATAAGGATAGTTAAATACAACTACATAGTGAAGTGGGGAGCACAAGTAAAAGGGAGTATATTTCATAATAGAATTCAGGAAATTAGGTATTCGGAATATTCCTAAACTACTATGGGTAGTAATTATGGTATGTTACGCTTTTCCTTTTTGTTTGGAGTTTTATATATCTGATAATAGTTTAAGTAAATCTCAAGTGTCATTCGCATGGTTTATCTGCTTAATACCATCTCTCATTTTTTCATATTATAAGGGATTTAAGGGCGGAACATTTTCGATTATTTTTGCTACCTTACTTCATGTGTTCACAAGAGTTGTTTTTGAAAAAGAAATGATGACTAAATTAGAATATTATATTCAAGTGGAAGTAATAATTGCAAATATTCTTGTAGCTCTCCTAGTTTGTTTTTTTGTGAATAAATTACAAATAGAGAATACTAAGCTAGAAATTGCTTATAAAGATCTAGCTCAAAAAAAATGAAATAAAACGATTGGCATACATAGACCCTTTAACTCAATTACCAAATAGAAGTTTCTTTGACGAAAATCTACTTAAAAACTTAACTAGTATATCGAAAAGCGATGAAACATTAAGTATTCTCTTTATCGATTTAGACAGTTTTAAAGAAATTAATGATACGTTCGGACATGATGTTGGAGACCTTTTACTTCAACAAGTGGCGTTCATTTTGACAAGCTGTGTTCCTGAAAGTGATTGCGTAGTAAGGTTAGCAGGGGATGAATTTATCATCACGCTTCCTCTATTAGATAAAGAAAAAGCGTTCAAAATTGCTAACACCATTTTACATGAATTAAAGAGGTAATTTGATATTAAGGACCATCAAGTAATGGTTACACCAAGCATAGGAATTGCGATTTACCCTGAACATGGACAAGATGCCGAAACATTGATAAAGCATGCAGACAAAGCCATGTACCAAGCAAAAAGAGCAGGGAAAAACAATTATGTAGTATTTGATAATGTGCCTCAGTGAAGTAAAATTGCAAATAAAACGAGCTGCTCCTAGTCATGTTAAACATGCCTAGGAGCGGCATTTTTTGTGTCAAGA
The nucleotide sequence above comes from Psychrobacillus glaciei. Encoded proteins:
- a CDS encoding ATP-binding protein, with translation MRLYGRFARFFCCFYYTTEGIVSGRGLGIAIVKEIIERHEGRVNVVSKIGEGTLFSFHCPFI